A segment of the Prosthecobacter sp. SYSU 5D2 genome:
CTGCTGGAGGCTGCCTTTGACAAAGGAGCCGGGCAGCAGGACCAGGGAGGGCCAGTCCACGAGGGCAGCGGTTTCAGCAGGCAGGTGGCGCTGGAAAAAGGCCGTGGCATAGACAGGGTCGGAGAAGACGGCCTTGAAGTAGGCATCGTTAGGTTGGGCGGCCAGGTCAGCGTCGAGCACAAGGCCACGGTGAACAATGCCGCCGGGAAATGCAAGGGCACGTTCCAAAGTCCCCCTGCTGACACGGATCTCATCCCATGTCATACCCCCTTCCTTCCATGCAGACAGCGTCTTCCCGCCGTGGAATTGGACATCATTTTAAAAACCTGTATAACCCCTTTTACCTACCGCATGACGCCTCTCTTTTTCCGCCTGGATGCCTCACCCAAAATGGGGCTGGGTCATCTGCGCCGTTGCTGCGTGCTGGCCAGGGCCTGCCGGGAAAAAGAGGCGGTCGCGCATTTTTTCATCCGCAGCGAAGCCCTGGACCTCAGCACCCAGGACTTCCCGATGGACGCCGTCATCCATGAAATTCCCTGGAACTCCACGCCCGAGGAGGATGCCGCGCAGACCGTCGCCCTCTGCCATCAAAACGGCATCCGTGCCGGCGTGGTGGACCATTACCGGGTGAGTGAACCGGCCCAAAAAATCCTCAATGAAGGCGGGCTGCGCTGGATGCAATTTGGCAACCGGCTGCACACCCATCCGCTTCTCGGTGCGCTGGTTCACGATGCCAACCCAGGAGCCACGATTGAGGACTACCGGGGCCGCATTCACGGACATGAGCCCGAGTTTCTCACCGGCCCTGGTTATGCCTTGGTGGCAGAAGATTTCGTGACGGAACGCGCCCGGCTTTCCCTGCCGGACCCGCAGGAAATCACCTCCATCTTGCTGACCTTTGGCGGCGGCGATGACCGGGGGGCCACCCTGGCGGCGCTGGACTGGCTGGAAGCCGCTGGATACTTCGGCAAGCGCCTGCTGCTGACCACCAGCATGAACCCGCAACTGCCCGCACTGAAGGAAAGGGCGGCCACCACGCAGGAGATCGAGCTGCATGTGGACAACTGGCATCCGGCACCGCTGATGGCGCAATGCCAGCTCGCCCTCTGCGCAGGCGGCACGTCCTTGCATGAACTGGCCTGCCTGGGGGTGCCGCCAGTCATCGTCTGCATCGCGGACAATCAGTTCTTCCCCGCCCAGTCCTGGCATGAGGCAGGCATGGCCATCAACCTCGGCCCCTCGCCGGAAATCCAGCCGCAGGAGGCGGTCCGCCACCTGCAACGTCTGCTGAGCCTTCCCGAAGAAAGGATGGCCCTGGCCCGGCGCTGCTGGCAGGCACAGGATGGCCAGGGAGCCGCACGGGTCGCGGAGGCCCTTCTGCGGCAGGTTGATCAGCAATAACGCGTCTCATATTGACATTCCATGGCTCCCCATCATGGGTAACCCATCCTCATGACCCGCACCTATCCGCTGGAACTGCCCTTTCGTGGCGAGCGCACCTACCTGCACGGCACGGACCTGCATCAGGCCATTGTGGCCGCGCTGGGGGCGGATCTGCCAGCGGGCCCGGTCTCCATAACCTTTCATTCCCTACTGAAACAACTGCCGGACCTGGTCTGCTCCACGGACAGCCTGCGCCATCTGCGGGATGATCCCACCTTCCGGGGTGAGGTGCGTTTTGGCAGCGGTGATGCCGTGCTGAATGCCGCCCTGCTAGAGAGCACCCGCCCGGCGACGGAGAGAAAAATCTGCAACGAAAACGAAGTGGCCGCTGCGGCCGTCGTGGATGAAACCGCCAAGTCTGCCACGCTGGAGGCAGACGGGCCGGGCAATCTCATCGAGCGCATCGTTTTCCTGAACAAGCACCTGCATCTCAAGCTCCTGCCGCACCTCAGCCCCAAATGGC
Coding sequences within it:
- a CDS encoding Rpn family recombination-promoting nuclease/putative transposase; its protein translation is MLDADLAAQPNDAYFKAVFSDPVYATAFFQRHLPAETAALVDWPSLVLLPGSFVKGSLQQ
- the pseG gene encoding UDP-2,4-diacetamido-2,4,6-trideoxy-beta-L-altropyranose hydrolase, translated to MTPLFFRLDASPKMGLGHLRRCCVLARACREKEAVAHFFIRSEALDLSTQDFPMDAVIHEIPWNSTPEEDAAQTVALCHQNGIRAGVVDHYRVSEPAQKILNEGGLRWMQFGNRLHTHPLLGALVHDANPGATIEDYRGRIHGHEPEFLTGPGYALVAEDFVTERARLSLPDPQEITSILLTFGGGDDRGATLAALDWLEAAGYFGKRLLLTTSMNPQLPALKERAATTQEIELHVDNWHPAPLMAQCQLALCAGGTSLHELACLGVPPVIVCIADNQFFPAQSWHEAGMAINLGPSPEIQPQEAVRHLQRLLSLPEERMALARRCWQAQDGQGAARVAEALLRQVDQQ